A stretch of Mycobacterium sp. ITM-2016-00316 DNA encodes these proteins:
- a CDS encoding nucleoside hydrolase has translation MALAYLFASPEAQVVGIASTAGNVPVAQVSVNNLGLLELFGIHDVPVSEGAPVPLSIPLRTAEDTHGPEGLGYARLPETDRSLTPYDAAHAWVVAAREYPGELLGLVTGPLTNLALALRLEPALPRLLRRLVIMGGAFDYRGNTTPVSEWNISVDPEAAAEVFAVWGAAWGLSTPTHLPIVLGLNLTENVAMTPSILGRLAAAAGSPSAQLSVLDDRGTRSTAANPLIRVLEDAMRFYFEFHFDQGEGYLAHLHDPLAAAVALDPDLVRYQSATVDVELTGTLTRGMTVADWRGHWGREHNAHIGVEVDPAAFFERFVERVGPFARHLG, from the coding sequence ATGGCGCTGGCCTATCTGTTCGCCAGCCCGGAGGCACAGGTCGTGGGCATCGCGTCGACGGCGGGCAATGTGCCCGTCGCGCAGGTGTCGGTCAACAATCTCGGGCTGCTCGAACTGTTCGGGATCCACGACGTTCCCGTCTCCGAAGGCGCCCCGGTGCCGCTGAGCATTCCGCTGCGCACCGCCGAGGACACCCACGGTCCCGAAGGGCTCGGCTACGCGCGACTGCCGGAGACCGACCGATCACTCACCCCGTACGACGCCGCCCACGCCTGGGTCGTCGCGGCCCGCGAATACCCCGGCGAACTCCTCGGATTGGTCACCGGCCCGCTGACCAACCTCGCGCTGGCGCTGCGTTTGGAGCCCGCACTGCCCCGGCTGCTGCGCCGGCTGGTGATCATGGGCGGCGCCTTCGACTACCGCGGTAACACCACCCCCGTCTCGGAGTGGAACATCAGCGTCGACCCGGAGGCCGCCGCCGAAGTGTTCGCGGTATGGGGCGCGGCGTGGGGCCTGAGCACGCCCACACATCTACCGATTGTGTTGGGCCTCAACCTCACCGAGAACGTGGCGATGACGCCGTCCATCCTGGGCCGGCTGGCCGCCGCCGCCGGTTCGCCATCGGCGCAACTCAGTGTGCTCGACGATAGGGGTACCCGGTCGACGGCGGCCAATCCGCTGATCCGGGTGCTCGAAGATGCGATGCGCTTCTACTTCGAGTTCCACTTCGACCAGGGCGAGGGCTACCTGGCGCACCTGCACGATCCGCTGGCCGCCGCGGTCGCGCTGGACCCCGACCTGGTGCGCTACCAGTCCGCGACCGTCGACGTGGAACTGACCGGCACCCTGACCCGCGGGATGACGGTGGCCGACTGGCGTGGTCACTGGGGGCGGGAGCACAACGCGCACATCGGCGTCGAGGTGGACCCCGCCGCGTTCTTCGAGCGTTTCGTCGAGCGGGTCGGCCCGTTCGCCCGGCACCTGGGTTGA
- a CDS encoding SDR family oxidoreductase has product MHYVVTGGTGFIGSRVVARLLARDPDAQVHVLVRRSSLERFERLVDTWGPRAKPLVGDLTAEDLGLSDDAIAELGTIDHVVHSAAIYDMTAAEDLQRAANVEGTRAVIGLTRRVGATLHHLSSIAVAGDFHGEYTEDDFDVAQNLPTPYHRTKFEAEQLVRSDAGPRMRIYRPAVVVGDSRTGEMDKIDGPYYFFGILSKLAVLPSITPMALPDAGRTNIVPVDFVVDALVHLMHIDGADGQTFHLTAPKAIGLRSIYRGVAKEAGLPALRFALPGAAAAPILKATGRARVLRNMAATQLGMPAEILDVLDLAPTFTSDRTTAALAGTGIEVPEFGSYAGKLWRYWAEHLDPDRARRDDPSGALVGRHIIITGASSGIGRASAIAAAQRGATVFALARNADALDDLIAEIRAEGGDAHAFTCDVTDSGSVDHTVKDILGRFGHVDYLVNNAGRSIRRSVSASTDRLHDYERVMAVNYFGAVRMVLALLPHWRERRFGHVVNVSSAGVQANSPKYSAYLPTKAALDAFSEVVGTETLSDHITFTNIHMPLVSTPMIAPSRRLNPVPPITAEHAAAMVVRGLIEKPARIDTPLGTLADLGTYFTPRLSRRVLHQLYLGYPDSPAARGQSGDEPTPQRRPRKPSRAARPVRVPRPVKRAVRAIPGVHW; this is encoded by the coding sequence ATGCATTATGTCGTTACCGGCGGTACTGGGTTTATCGGCAGTCGCGTGGTGGCCCGGCTACTGGCCCGCGACCCGGACGCGCAGGTGCACGTGCTGGTGCGGCGCTCATCGCTGGAACGCTTCGAGCGACTCGTCGACACGTGGGGCCCGCGCGCGAAACCCCTGGTCGGTGACCTCACCGCCGAGGATCTCGGACTCAGCGATGACGCCATCGCCGAGCTCGGCACCATCGACCACGTGGTGCACAGCGCCGCCATCTACGACATGACCGCCGCCGAGGACCTCCAGCGCGCCGCCAACGTCGAGGGCACCCGCGCCGTCATCGGCCTGACCCGGCGCGTGGGCGCGACGCTGCACCATCTGTCCTCGATCGCGGTGGCCGGAGACTTCCACGGCGAGTACACCGAGGACGATTTCGACGTCGCGCAGAACCTGCCGACCCCGTATCACCGCACCAAGTTCGAGGCCGAACAACTGGTGCGCTCCGACGCCGGGCCGCGTATGAGGATCTACCGACCGGCCGTCGTCGTCGGCGATTCGCGGACCGGTGAGATGGACAAGATCGACGGGCCCTATTACTTCTTCGGCATCCTGTCCAAGCTGGCGGTGCTGCCCAGCATCACGCCGATGGCGCTGCCCGACGCCGGCCGCACCAATATCGTGCCGGTCGATTTCGTGGTCGACGCGTTGGTCCACCTGATGCACATCGACGGTGCCGACGGACAAACCTTCCATCTGACGGCGCCGAAAGCGATTGGCCTGCGCAGCATTTACCGCGGTGTCGCGAAGGAGGCCGGGCTTCCGGCCCTGCGCTTCGCGTTGCCCGGCGCGGCCGCCGCGCCAATACTGAAGGCCACCGGCCGGGCCCGGGTGCTGCGCAACATGGCCGCCACCCAGCTGGGTATGCCCGCCGAGATCCTCGACGTCCTCGACCTGGCGCCGACGTTCACCTCCGACCGGACCACTGCGGCGCTGGCCGGAACCGGGATCGAGGTGCCCGAATTCGGTTCCTACGCAGGAAAATTATGGCGGTACTGGGCCGAGCATCTGGACCCCGACCGGGCCCGCCGCGACGATCCCTCCGGCGCGCTGGTGGGCAGGCACATCATCATCACCGGCGCCTCCAGCGGTATCGGTCGCGCCTCGGCGATCGCGGCCGCCCAACGCGGAGCCACGGTGTTCGCGTTGGCCCGCAACGCCGACGCCCTCGATGATCTGATTGCCGAGATCCGCGCCGAGGGTGGCGATGCGCACGCATTCACCTGTGACGTCACCGATTCCGGTTCTGTCGACCACACGGTGAAGGACATCCTGGGACGCTTCGGTCACGTCGACTATCTGGTCAACAACGCCGGCCGGTCCATTCGCCGGTCGGTGTCGGCCTCCACTGACCGGCTGCACGACTACGAACGGGTAATGGCCGTCAACTACTTCGGCGCGGTGCGGATGGTGCTCGCCCTGCTGCCGCACTGGCGCGAGCGCCGGTTCGGTCACGTGGTGAACGTGTCGAGTGCCGGTGTGCAGGCCAACAGCCCCAAGTACAGCGCGTACCTACCCACCAAGGCGGCGCTGGACGCCTTCTCCGAGGTGGTCGGCACCGAGACACTGTCGGATCACATCACCTTCACCAATATCCACATGCCGCTGGTGAGCACCCCGATGATCGCGCCGTCGCGGCGGCTGAATCCGGTGCCCCCGATCACCGCCGAGCATGCCGCGGCGATGGTGGTGCGCGGGCTGATCGAGAAGCCCGCGCGGATCGACACCCCGCTGGGCACGCTGGCCGACCTGGGTACCTACTTCACGCCCCGGCTGTCGCGACGGGTACTGCACCAGCTCTACCTGGGCTACCCGGACTCCCCCGCCGCCCGCGGGCAGTCCGGCGACGAGCCCACCCCGCAGCGCCGGCCCAGGAAGCCGTCCCGCGCGGCGCGACCCGTGCGAGTCCCCCGACCGGTCAAGCGCGCGGTGCGGGCCATTCCGGGTGTGCACTGGTAG
- a CDS encoding MaoC/PaaZ C-terminal domain-containing protein, whose protein sequence is MPIDPNAVGAKTESQTFSWTDRETLLYALGVGAGTDDLAFTTENSHDIEQQVLPTFAVIACSPFAAALQIGSFNFSLLLHGSQAIRLFKPLPPAGALTVHSEVADIQDKGEGKNAVVMLKGVGADPDSGEVLVETLTTVVIRGEGGFGGQPGQRPAAPEFPDRAPDAQVALPTRADQALLYRLSGDRNPLHSDPWFAQTLAGFPKPILHGLCTYGVAGRALVAELGGGDATKVTAVASRFSSPVFPGETLTTSIWRTESGRAVFRTEAAQPDGSDARVVLDDGTAEYN, encoded by the coding sequence ATGCCGATCGACCCGAACGCCGTCGGTGCCAAAACCGAGTCCCAAACCTTCAGCTGGACCGACCGCGAGACATTGCTCTACGCGCTCGGGGTCGGCGCCGGCACCGACGACCTGGCCTTCACCACCGAGAACAGTCACGACATCGAGCAGCAGGTGTTGCCCACCTTCGCCGTGATCGCCTGTTCGCCGTTCGCGGCGGCGCTGCAGATCGGTTCCTTCAATTTCAGCCTGCTGCTGCACGGGTCGCAGGCGATCCGCTTGTTCAAGCCGCTGCCGCCGGCGGGCGCGCTCACCGTGCACTCCGAGGTCGCCGACATCCAGGACAAGGGTGAGGGCAAGAACGCGGTGGTGATGCTCAAGGGGGTGGGCGCCGACCCGGACAGCGGTGAGGTGCTGGTGGAAACCCTGACCACCGTGGTGATCCGCGGAGAGGGTGGATTCGGCGGACAGCCCGGCCAGCGGCCGGCGGCACCCGAGTTCCCCGACCGGGCCCCCGATGCCCAGGTGGCCCTGCCGACCCGCGCCGATCAGGCGCTGCTGTACCGGCTCTCCGGCGACCGCAATCCCCTGCACAGCGATCCCTGGTTCGCCCAGACCCTGGCCGGCTTCCCCAAACCGATCCTGCACGGCCTGTGCACCTATGGGGTGGCCGGCCGGGCACTGGTCGCCGAACTCGGCGGCGGCGATGCCACCAAGGTCACCGCGGTGGCGTCGCGGTTCAGTTCGCCGGTCTTCCCCGGCGAGACACTGACCACCTCGATCTGGCGCACCGAATCGGGTCGCGCGGTGTTCCGCACCGAGGCCGCCCAGCCGGACGGGTCCGATGCCCGCGTCGTGCTCGATGACGGGACGGCCGAATACAACTGA
- a CDS encoding universal stress protein, whose product MRLAVGYLATPGGADAVALGVRLARSLGAELDVCMVLPPDRGVPAMVPTGGYDELLAAQAGEWLNEALAGVPDDVVAHSHVSVSDSTADGLINEVKRLGARAVVVGGSGGGLAGSYSLGSVVNELLHSAHVPVAVAPKGTRLSAVERVREVTCAIGERAGAGTLLNVAVRACKASDVPLRLVSLVALDPMFGSLRGDADALRERAMNHARRALEETKESLPEGFSVTATVAEGASVEDAVSRLPWHDGDVIMVGSSRLAAPRRLFLGSTAAKMLRVLDVPMIVVPRTTDEETA is encoded by the coding sequence ATGAGACTGGCTGTCGGATATCTCGCCACCCCGGGTGGAGCGGACGCTGTGGCGCTTGGCGTCCGGCTCGCCCGGAGTCTGGGCGCCGAGCTCGACGTGTGCATGGTGCTGCCCCCGGACCGCGGGGTACCGGCGATGGTTCCCACCGGGGGCTATGACGAACTGCTCGCCGCGCAGGCCGGCGAATGGCTGAACGAGGCGCTGGCCGGGGTGCCCGATGACGTGGTGGCGCACTCGCATGTCAGCGTCAGCGACTCCACCGCCGACGGACTCATCAACGAGGTCAAACGCCTCGGCGCCCGGGCCGTCGTCGTGGGCGGGTCGGGCGGCGGACTGGCCGGCAGTTACTCACTGGGTTCGGTGGTCAATGAGTTGCTGCACTCCGCGCATGTCCCGGTGGCGGTGGCGCCGAAAGGAACTCGGTTGTCGGCGGTGGAGCGGGTGCGTGAGGTGACGTGTGCAATCGGCGAGCGCGCCGGCGCGGGCACGCTGCTGAACGTGGCGGTGCGCGCCTGTAAGGCCTCCGACGTCCCCTTGCGTCTGGTGTCGCTGGTGGCTCTCGATCCGATGTTCGGCTCTCTGCGTGGTGACGCCGATGCGCTGCGGGAACGGGCGATGAATCATGCACGGCGCGCCCTGGAGGAAACAAAAGAGTCACTGCCCGAGGGGTTTTCGGTCACGGCCACCGTCGCCGAGGGTGCCTCGGTGGAGGACGCGGTGAGCAGACTGCCCTGGCATGACGGCGATGTGATCATGGTCGGATCCAGCAGGCTCGCCGCACCGCGCCGGCTGTTCCTCGGATCCACGGCGGCCAAGATGCTGCGCGTGCTCGACGTTCCGATGATCGTGGTACCCAGAACCACCGACGAGGAGACAGCATGA
- a CDS encoding APC family permease produces MTAQDAGTVSKGLAEGKVGTLSGAMLGISCVAPGYTLTASIGVIVAAVGLKMPAIFIAGFIPMFLTAYAYRELNSRTPDCGASFTWSTKAFGPYVGWMCGWGMVVASIIVLSNLAAIAVEFFYLLIARVVNQPGIADLAGNKLVNIITTLVFIALATLIASRGITTSERVQYVLVGFQLVVLMAFAITAFVHVGRGDAPAGLSFDLDWFNPFTGLTMAVFAIGLTGSIFAFWGWDTCLTLGEESKDPTKVPGRAGLLCVTSILITYLLIAVAVMMYAGVGEEGLGLGNPDNSENVFGALADPVLGHWFGPLLYLAVFASSVASLQTTFLPAARAMLAMGAYKAFPTRFAEVSPRFLTPVYSTVVAGVVTGGFYTVVTLLSDNALWDTIAALGIMICWYYGITAFACVWFFRRELFANVHNIVFKFLFPLVGGLILAAVFVISIVESMNPENGSGAEIGGIGLVFFIGFGILALGAVLMLVMRAQRPDFFTGQTLRRETPALKE; encoded by the coding sequence ATGACTGCGCAGGATGCCGGCACTGTCTCCAAGGGCCTGGCCGAAGGCAAGGTCGGCACACTGTCGGGCGCCATGCTCGGGATCTCCTGCGTGGCACCGGGCTACACGCTGACCGCCAGTATCGGCGTGATCGTCGCGGCGGTCGGGTTGAAGATGCCGGCGATCTTCATCGCCGGGTTCATCCCGATGTTCCTCACCGCCTACGCCTATCGAGAACTCAACTCCCGCACCCCGGACTGCGGGGCGTCGTTCACGTGGTCCACCAAGGCATTCGGACCATATGTGGGCTGGATGTGCGGCTGGGGCATGGTGGTCGCCTCGATCATCGTGCTGTCCAACCTGGCCGCCATCGCCGTCGAGTTCTTCTATCTGCTCATCGCCCGGGTCGTCAACCAACCGGGCATCGCTGATCTGGCGGGCAACAAACTCGTCAACATCATCACCACACTGGTATTCATCGCGCTGGCCACGTTGATCGCCAGTAGGGGCATCACCACCAGCGAGCGGGTGCAGTACGTGCTGGTGGGTTTCCAGCTGGTGGTGCTGATGGCATTCGCCATCACGGCGTTCGTCCATGTGGGGCGCGGGGATGCGCCGGCCGGGCTGAGCTTCGACCTCGACTGGTTCAACCCGTTCACCGGGCTGACGATGGCGGTGTTCGCCATCGGCCTGACCGGTTCCATCTTCGCGTTCTGGGGCTGGGACACCTGTCTGACCCTGGGTGAGGAGTCCAAGGACCCGACCAAGGTGCCGGGCCGGGCCGGGTTGCTCTGTGTGACATCGATTCTGATCACCTATCTGTTGATCGCTGTCGCGGTGATGATGTACGCCGGCGTCGGCGAAGAGGGCCTGGGGCTGGGCAATCCGGACAACTCGGAGAACGTGTTCGGGGCGCTGGCCGACCCGGTGCTGGGGCACTGGTTCGGGCCGCTGCTGTATCTGGCGGTGTTCGCTTCGTCGGTGGCCAGCCTGCAGACCACCTTCCTGCCCGCGGCGAGGGCCATGCTCGCGATGGGGGCCTACAAGGCGTTTCCCACCCGCTTCGCCGAGGTGAGCCCGCGCTTCCTGACGCCGGTCTATTCCACCGTGGTCGCCGGCGTGGTCACCGGTGGGTTCTATACCGTGGTGACGCTGCTGTCCGACAACGCGCTGTGGGACACCATTGCCGCCCTGGGCATCATGATCTGCTGGTACTACGGCATCACGGCGTTCGCCTGCGTCTGGTTCTTCCGCCGGGAGCTGTTCGCCAATGTCCACAACATCGTGTTCAAATTCCTCTTTCCGCTCGTGGGCGGACTGATACTGGCGGCCGTCTTCGTCATCTCGATCGTCGAGAGCATGAACCCGGAGAACGGCAGCGGTGCCGAGATCGGCGGTATCGGCCTGGTGTTCTTCATCGGGTTCGGGATCCTCGCGCTGGGCGCGGTGCTGATGCTGGTGATGCGCGCGCAGCGGCCGGACTTTTTCACCGGCCAGACGCTGCGGCGGGAGACGCCGGCGCTGAAGGAATAG
- a CDS encoding HNH endonuclease signature motif containing protein, with amino-acid sequence MPPPTTPFAAHAPRVSRLEVLFEEMAELTGQRNAIDGRLVEIVAEIDGRGTDDGNSLWGATGCRSIEALVAWKAGISPRNAETMVAVAHRIDELEHCVAGLQEGRVSLDQIGVIAEGGGQGCDEHYAELVKVATVVQLRTAVKQEPRPEPESKPEPKRKITKIENDDSTTWRITLPKVEAAKFEAAHQSHRDKLVADWKSDHDTADSIDPEDGWARDGDAESVVSEQAPPFPDAVDGFMSLIEAGWDSDVQRRPHGQHTTVVMHLDIEKRVAALHLGQALSDEDRHYLLCDATCEVWFERSGHPIGVGRATRTINRRLRRALEHRDQTCVVPGCGATRGLHAHHLVHWENGGPTELSNLVLVCPFHHRQHHNGGITLTGPAENLKVTDEAGDVLTDASLARPPTAPPPDVEPCPGPKGERAQWWWYTPFTPPPTHTN; translated from the coding sequence ATGCCGCCGCCGACAACACCTTTCGCCGCACACGCACCTCGGGTGTCGCGGTTGGAGGTGCTGTTCGAGGAGATGGCGGAGTTGACCGGGCAGCGCAATGCGATCGATGGCCGGTTGGTGGAGATCGTCGCCGAGATCGACGGCAGAGGCACCGATGACGGGAACTCGCTGTGGGGTGCGACCGGATGCCGATCGATCGAAGCGCTGGTCGCCTGGAAGGCCGGTATCTCTCCTCGCAACGCCGAAACTATGGTCGCCGTCGCCCATCGCATTGATGAACTCGAACACTGCGTCGCAGGGTTGCAGGAAGGTCGGGTGTCACTCGATCAGATCGGGGTGATCGCTGAAGGCGGTGGCCAGGGCTGCGATGAGCATTATGCCGAGTTGGTGAAGGTCGCCACCGTCGTCCAGTTGCGCACCGCGGTCAAACAGGAACCCCGGCCTGAGCCCGAGTCCAAGCCCGAACCCAAGCGCAAGATCACCAAGATCGAGAACGACGATTCCACCACGTGGCGGATCACCCTGCCCAAGGTGGAGGCCGCGAAATTCGAGGCCGCCCACCAGTCCCACCGCGACAAGCTGGTCGCGGACTGGAAAAGCGACCACGACACCGCAGACAGCATTGATCCCGAGGACGGCTGGGCCCGTGACGGCGACGCCGAGAGCGTGGTTTCTGAGCAGGCGCCCCCGTTCCCGGACGCGGTCGATGGGTTCATGAGTTTGATCGAGGCCGGCTGGGACAGCGACGTGCAGCGCCGCCCGCACGGCCAGCACACCACCGTGGTCATGCACCTCGATATCGAGAAACGAGTCGCCGCCCTGCATCTGGGACAAGCGCTGTCCGACGAGGACCGCCACTACCTACTCTGCGATGCCACCTGTGAGGTGTGGTTCGAACGCAGTGGCCACCCGATCGGTGTCGGTCGGGCCACCCGCACGATCAACCGCCGGCTACGGCGGGCCTTGGAGCATCGCGACCAGACGTGTGTGGTGCCCGGCTGCGGAGCCACCCGCGGCTTGCACGCCCATCACCTGGTGCACTGGGAGAACGGCGGGCCCACCGAACTATCAAACCTGGTGCTCGTCTGCCCGTTCCACCACCGACAACACCACAACGGCGGCATCACCCTCACCGGGCCCGCCGAGAACCTGAAAGTCACCGACGAAGCGGGCGACGTGTTGACCGACGCGTCGCTAGCCAGACCACCCACCGCACCACCACCCGATGTGGAGCCCTGCCCCGGACCAAAGGGCGAACGCGCCCAATGGTGGTGGTACACACCCTTCACGCCACCACCGACACATACCAACTAG
- a CDS encoding error-prone DNA polymerase has protein sequence MGWHNGPPSWTEMERVLNSRPRGKPRRSGLPLEPPGDGGDSPAWSRKRGAYQAEGVQRSGSSVPYAELHAHSAYSFLDGASTPEELVEEAARLDLRAIALTDHDGLYGVVRFAEAARELDMSTVFGAELSLSNVPRTERPDPPGPHLLVLARGPEGYRRLSRQISAAHLAGGEKGKPRYDFDTLTEAAGGHWHILTGCRKGHVQQAFTEGGPEAAERALADLVDRFGAGRVSIELTHHGHPLDDERNAALAALAPRFGLNVVATTGAHFAAPSRGRLAMAMAAIRARNSMDDAAGYLAPLGGAHLRSGEEMARLFGPEIVTAAVDLGEQCAFGLALIAPQLPPFDVPDGHTESSWLRKLVRDGARDRYGPPDRAPKAYAQIEHELAIIDKLDFPGYFLVVHDITRFCRERDILCQGRGSAANSAVCYALKVTNVDPIANELLFERFLSPARDGPPDIDIDIESDLRENVIQYVYDKYGRDYAAQVANVITYRGRSAVRDMARALGFSQGQQDAWSKQISRWNGLADSPDVEDIPEQVVDLATQISNLPRHMGIHSGGMVICDRPIADVCPVEWARMENRSVLQWDKDDCAAIGLVKFDLLGLGMLSALHYAIDLAREHKGLEVDLSRLDLSEPAVYEMLQRADSVGVFQVESRAQMATLPRLKPRMFYDLVVEVALIRPGPIQGGSVHPYIKRRNGEEKVVYDHPSMEPALRKTLGVPLFQEQLMQLAVDCAGFSPAEADQLRRAMGSKRSTEKMRRLRDRFYDGMRDRHGITGAVAERIYEKLEAFANFGFPESHSLSFASLVFYSSWFKLHHPAVFCAALLRAQPMGFYSPQSLVADARRHGVLVHGPDVNAGLAHATCENHGLDVRMGIGSVRHIGDELAQRIVDERTANGPFATLLDLTARVQLSVSQTEALATAGALGCFGITRREGLWAAGAAAAERPDRLPGVGSSSHIPPLPGMSALELAAADVWATGVSPDSYPTQFLRETLDEMGIVPADQLLSVPDGTRVLVAGAVTHRQRPATAQGVTFMNLEDETGMVNVMCSRGVWARHRKLAQTASALVIRGIVQNATGAVTVAADRMSPMDLKVRSRSRDFQ, from the coding sequence ATGGGTTGGCACAACGGGCCACCGAGCTGGACCGAGATGGAGCGGGTGCTCAACAGCAGGCCGCGCGGTAAGCCACGCCGGTCGGGCCTGCCGCTGGAGCCGCCCGGCGACGGTGGGGACAGTCCCGCCTGGTCCCGCAAGCGCGGCGCCTACCAGGCCGAGGGGGTGCAACGTTCCGGATCATCGGTGCCCTACGCCGAACTGCACGCGCACTCGGCCTACAGCTTCCTCGACGGGGCCAGCACCCCGGAGGAACTGGTGGAGGAGGCGGCCCGGCTGGATCTACGGGCCATCGCGTTGACCGATCACGACGGTCTCTACGGAGTGGTGCGGTTCGCCGAAGCCGCCCGCGAACTCGACATGTCCACCGTGTTCGGTGCCGAACTGTCGCTGAGTAATGTGCCGCGTACCGAGCGGCCCGACCCACCCGGACCGCATCTGCTGGTGCTGGCCCGCGGACCGGAGGGTTACCGGCGGCTGTCGCGCCAGATCTCGGCGGCACACCTGGCCGGTGGCGAGAAGGGTAAGCCACGGTATGACTTCGACACGCTGACCGAGGCCGCCGGCGGGCATTGGCACATCCTCACCGGCTGCCGGAAAGGTCATGTCCAACAAGCATTTACAGAAGGCGGACCGGAGGCCGCCGAGCGGGCGCTGGCCGATCTGGTGGACAGGTTCGGTGCCGGCCGGGTCAGCATCGAACTCACCCATCACGGACACCCGCTCGATGACGAACGTAATGCCGCGCTGGCCGCGTTGGCGCCACGGTTCGGCCTGAACGTGGTCGCCACCACGGGTGCCCACTTCGCGGCGCCGTCGCGGGGGCGGCTGGCCATGGCGATGGCGGCCATCCGGGCCCGCAATTCGATGGACGACGCGGCCGGGTACCTGGCGCCGCTGGGCGGAGCGCATCTACGGTCGGGGGAGGAGATGGCTCGGCTGTTCGGCCCCGAGATCGTCACGGCGGCAGTAGACCTGGGTGAACAGTGTGCGTTCGGGCTGGCGCTGATCGCCCCGCAACTCCCGCCGTTCGACGTGCCGGACGGGCACACCGAATCGAGCTGGCTACGCAAACTGGTGCGCGACGGCGCCCGGGATCGGTACGGCCCACCGGACCGGGCGCCCAAGGCGTACGCGCAGATCGAACATGAACTGGCCATCATCGACAAGCTGGACTTCCCGGGTTACTTCCTGGTGGTGCACGACATCACCCGGTTCTGCCGGGAGCGCGACATCCTGTGCCAGGGCCGGGGCTCGGCGGCCAATTCGGCGGTCTGCTACGCGCTCAAGGTCACCAACGTCGATCCGATCGCCAACGAGTTGCTGTTCGAACGCTTCCTGTCACCGGCGCGCGACGGCCCACCCGATATCGACATCGACATCGAATCGGACCTGCGCGAGAACGTCATCCAGTACGTCTATGACAAGTACGGTCGGGACTACGCCGCCCAGGTCGCCAACGTCATCACTTATCGGGGGCGCAGCGCGGTCCGGGACATGGCCCGCGCGCTGGGTTTCTCGCAGGGGCAGCAGGACGCCTGGAGCAAGCAGATCAGCCGGTGGAACGGCCTGGCCGACTCACCCGATGTCGAGGACATCCCGGAACAGGTGGTCGACCTGGCCACCCAGATCTCCAACCTGCCCCGGCACATGGGTATCCACTCCGGGGGCATGGTGATCTGTGATCGCCCGATCGCCGACGTCTGCCCGGTGGAATGGGCCCGCATGGAGAACCGCAGTGTGTTGCAGTGGGACAAAGATGACTGTGCGGCAATCGGTTTGGTCAAGTTCGATCTACTCGGCCTCGGCATGCTGTCGGCCCTGCACTATGCCATCGACCTGGCGCGCGAACACAAGGGCCTCGAGGTGGATCTGTCCCGGCTGGACCTGTCCGAACCCGCGGTCTACGAGATGCTGCAGCGTGCCGACTCGGTCGGGGTGTTCCAGGTCGAATCCCGCGCGCAGATGGCCACCCTGCCCCGGCTCAAGCCGCGGATGTTCTACGACCTGGTGGTCGAGGTCGCGTTGATCCGACCCGGCCCGATCCAGGGCGGATCGGTGCACCCGTATATCAAGCGGCGCAACGGCGAAGAGAAGGTCGTCTACGACCACCCGTCGATGGAGCCGGCGTTGCGCAAGACCCTCGGTGTGCCGTTGTTCCAGGAGCAGCTGATGCAGCTGGCGGTGGACTGCGCCGGTTTCAGCCCGGCCGAGGCCGACCAGCTGCGCCGGGCGATGGGCTCGAAACGGTCCACCGAGAAGATGCGGCGGCTCCGCGACCGGTTCTACGACGGGATGCGGGACCGTCACGGCATCACCGGGGCGGTGGCCGAGCGGATCTACGAGAAGCTGGAGGCGTTCGCCAATTTCGGTTTCCCGGAAAGCCATTCGCTGAGCTTTGCGTCGCTGGTGTTCTACTCGTCCTGGTTCAAGCTGCACCACCCGGCGGTGTTCTGCGCGGCGCTGCTGCGGGCCCAGCCGATGGGCTTCTACTCACCGCAGTCGCTGGTCGCCGATGCGCGCCGGCACGGCGTGCTGGTGCACGGCCCGGACGTCAACGCCGGGCTGGCGCACGCCACCTGTGAGAACCACGGCCTGGACGTGCGGATGGGGATAGGCAGCGTCCGTCACATCGGCGATGAACTGGCGCAGCGGATCGTCGATGAGCGGACGGCCAACGGACCGTTCGCGACGCTGCTGGATCTGACGGCCAGAGTGCAACTTTCGGTCTCGCAGACCGAGGCGCTGGCCACCGCGGGTGCGCTCGGGTGTTTCGGGATCACCCGCCGCGAAGGGCTGTGGGCGGCGGGGGCGGCCGCCGCCGAACGGCCGGACCGGTTGCCGGGGGTGGGGTCGTCCTCGCATATCCCACCGCTGCCCGGGATGAGCGCGCTGGAACTGGCCGCCGCCGACGTGTGGGCCACCGGTGTGTCCCCGGACAGCTATCCCACCCAGTTCCTGCGCGAGACGCTCGACGAGATGGGGATCGTGCCTGCCGATCAGCTGCTGTCCGTACCCGACGGCACCCGCGTGCTGGTGGCAGGCGCGGTGACGCACCGCCAGCGGCCCGCGACGGCCCAGGGCGTGACGTTCATGAACCTCGAGGACGAGACCGGCATGGTGAACGTGATGTGCTCCCGCGGGGTGTGGGCGCGTCATCGCAAGCTGGCGCAGACGGCGTCGGCGCTGGTCATCCGGGGCATCGTGCAGAACGCCACCGGTGCGGTGACGGTGGCCGCGGACAGGATGAGCCCCATGGATCTGAAGGTGCGCTCGCGGTCGCGGGACTTCCAGTGA